A region from the Candidatus Tenderia electrophaga genome encodes:
- a CDS encoding malate:quinone oxidoreductase — MPSRHYDLIIIGGGVTGTALLHTVSRYTDIGKIALLEKYDRPARVNSYGRNNSQTLHCGDIETNYSLDKAQTVNRAARMIVNYVEALPGTEASKILYRMPKMALGIGEQEIAELEQRAEEFSSSFPYMSMMDKHKIADVEPRVARIDGGFRAEPIGAFGCADEYSAADFAALSRSFLERLPKHAGRQVDVHFNTRVESIRRQGDGFHIKTGAETWQAGAVVVAACGHSLLLAQQMGYGLEYSCLPVAGSFYLAPQVVNGKVYTIQNKKLPFAAIHADYDFLVEGQTRFGPTALLLPLLERYNLSSLPEFLRVLRLDTRVIQVFWDLLKDRDIRNYIFKNFLYEVPLLRKRLFLREARRIVPSLKLSELTYARHFGGVRPQLIDKQQRKLMLGEAKIEPGNGIIFNMTPSPGASSCLGNAEQDMRAVAAYLGATINEDALHTELHREGG, encoded by the coding sequence ATGCCATCCCGGCACTATGACTTGATCATTATCGGCGGCGGTGTCACCGGCACCGCCCTGTTGCATACCGTGAGCCGTTACACGGACATTGGTAAGATCGCGCTGCTGGAGAAATATGACCGGCCGGCGCGCGTCAATTCCTACGGCAGGAATAACAGTCAGACTCTGCATTGCGGCGATATCGAAACCAATTACTCCTTGGACAAGGCACAGACGGTCAATCGCGCGGCGCGTATGATCGTCAATTATGTCGAAGCCCTGCCTGGCACGGAGGCGAGCAAGATTCTTTATCGTATGCCCAAGATGGCCCTCGGCATCGGCGAGCAGGAGATTGCTGAGCTCGAGCAACGCGCCGAAGAATTCAGTTCGAGTTTTCCGTATATGTCTATGATGGATAAGCATAAGATCGCCGACGTGGAGCCGCGGGTGGCACGCATCGACGGCGGTTTTCGCGCCGAGCCCATTGGGGCCTTCGGCTGCGCGGACGAATACAGCGCCGCCGATTTCGCCGCCCTGTCCCGATCCTTTCTCGAGCGCCTACCCAAACATGCCGGGCGGCAGGTGGATGTGCATTTCAATACCCGGGTGGAGTCCATTCGCAGGCAGGGCGACGGTTTTCATATCAAGACCGGCGCCGAGACCTGGCAGGCCGGCGCCGTGGTGGTAGCCGCCTGCGGCCACAGCCTGTTGTTGGCACAACAGATGGGCTACGGTCTGGAATATTCCTGCCTGCCGGTGGCCGGCAGTTTTTACTTGGCGCCGCAGGTCGTCAATGGCAAGGTCTATACCATTCAGAATAAAAAACTGCCCTTTGCCGCCATTCACGCCGATTATGACTTTCTGGTGGAGGGGCAGACCCGTTTCGGGCCCACGGCCCTGCTGTTGCCCCTGCTGGAACGCTATAATTTGTCCTCCCTGCCCGAGTTCTTGCGCGTGTTGCGTCTCGACACCCGCGTGATCCAGGTGTTCTGGGATCTATTGAAGGACCGCGACATCCGCAATTATATTTTCAAGAACTTTCTCTACGAGGTGCCCTTGCTGCGTAAGCGCCTGTTCCTGCGGGAGGCGCGGCGCATCGTGCCCTCGCTCAAACTCAGCGAGCTGACATATGCCCGCCATTTCGGCGGCGTGCGGCCTCAGCTCATTGATAAGCAGCAACGCAAATTGATGTTGGGTGAAGCCAAGATCGAGCCGGGCAACGGCATTATTTTTAATATGACCCCGTCGCCGGGCGCCAGCAGTTGTCTTGGCAATGCGGAGCAGGATATGCGTGCCGTCGCGGCCTACCTCGGCGCGACGATCAATGAAGATGCCCTGCACACCGAGCTGCACCGTGAAGGTGGTTAA
- a CDS encoding aminotransferase produces the protein MINGLLDLSIWEMVGATLILTHLTIISVTVFLHRHQAHRALELHPLPSHLFRFWLWLSTGMRTKEWVAIHRKHHVKCETEEDPHSPQVLGIKKVLWQGAELYREAAEVTETLDKYGKGTPDDWLERNVYRHSFAGIGLMLLADVLMFGVAGVTVWAVQMLWIPFWAAGVINGIGHYWGYRNYECPDAATNIVPWGILIGGEELHNNHHTYPNSARLSSKRWEFDIGWLYIRVLEMLGLARVKKVARLPQLGQPKSALDMDSVRAVLSNRFQVMARYSRDVIVPVCRMEAQRSCANSRACAWLKRARKALVRNEALLDSRDRQALSQALENSEQLQVVYSFKQRLQKIWERSGTHSATPLADLQEWCRQAEATGVAMLGEFAGRLHRYTLENAAAR, from the coding sequence ATGATTAACGGTCTTCTCGATTTGTCCATCTGGGAAATGGTCGGCGCCACGCTGATCCTCACCCATCTGACAATCATCAGCGTCACGGTATTCCTGCATCGTCACCAGGCGCACCGCGCGCTGGAACTGCATCCGCTCCCAAGCCACCTGTTTCGCTTTTGGCTGTGGCTGAGCACCGGCATGCGGACCAAAGAATGGGTGGCGATCCACCGCAAGCACCACGTCAAATGCGAAACCGAGGAGGATCCCCACAGTCCCCAGGTGCTGGGAATTAAAAAGGTTTTATGGCAGGGGGCCGAGCTGTATCGCGAAGCAGCCGAGGTGACTGAGACCCTGGATAAATACGGCAAAGGTACACCTGATGACTGGCTGGAACGAAATGTCTATCGCCACAGCTTTGCCGGCATCGGCCTGATGCTGCTGGCCGATGTACTTATGTTCGGTGTGGCCGGGGTCACCGTCTGGGCCGTGCAGATGCTCTGGATTCCCTTCTGGGCCGCCGGGGTGATCAACGGGATCGGCCATTACTGGGGCTATCGCAATTACGAATGTCCCGATGCCGCCACCAATATCGTGCCCTGGGGCATACTCATCGGCGGCGAAGAGCTGCACAATAATCATCACACCTATCCCAACTCGGCGCGGCTGTCCTCCAAGCGCTGGGAATTCGATATCGGTTGGCTCTACATCCGCGTGTTGGAAATGCTGGGCCTGGCACGGGTGAAAAAGGTGGCGCGCCTGCCCCAGCTGGGTCAGCCCAAGTCTGCCTTGGATATGGATTCGGTACGTGCCGTGTTGTCCAATCGCTTTCAGGTAATGGCGCGCTATTCCCGCGATGTGATCGTGCCGGTCTGCCGTATGGAGGCACAGCGTTCATGCGCCAACTCCCGCGCTTGCGCGTGGCTGAAACGCGCGCGCAAAGCCCTGGTGCGCAATGAAGCGCTACTGGATTCGCGCGACCGGCAGGCCTTGTCCCAGGCGCTTGAGAACAGCGAACAGCTGCAAGTGGTGTACAGCTTCAAACAGCGTCTTCAGAAGATCTGGGAACGCTCCGGCACGCACTCGGCGACCCCTTTGGCGGATTTGCAGGAGTGGTGCCGGCAGGCAGAGGCCACCGGTGTCGCCATGCTGGGAGAGTTCGCCGGTCGGCTGCACCGCTACACCCTGGAGAACGCCGCTGCACGCTAG
- a CDS encoding antibiotic biosynthesis monooxygenase gives MYIAMNRFKIAPGREQNFIDVWKNRETYLDTVPGFKSFQLLQGSSTEEYTLFASHSIWESEQDFINWTQSEQFRKAHANAGGQTKDIYLGAPQFEGFTKVL, from the coding sequence ATGTACATCGCCATGAATCGCTTCAAGATCGCGCCCGGGCGCGAACAGAATTTTATCGACGTCTGGAAAAACCGCGAGACCTATCTCGACACCGTCCCCGGCTTTAAGTCTTTTCAGCTATTGCAGGGATCGAGCACAGAGGAATACACCCTGTTCGCCTCGCACTCCATCTGGGAATCGGAACAGGATTTTATTAACTGGACCCAGTCGGAGCAGTTCAGAAAGGCGCATGCCAACGCCGGCGGCCAGACTAAGGACATCTATCTGGGCGCGCCGCAATTCGAGGGATTCACAAAGGTTTTATAG
- a CDS encoding alanine acetyltransferase, whose amino-acid sequence MHLQGSCHCGSVRFELDSAHPYPYNLCYCSICRKTAGGGGYAINLGGAFDSMKVTGSEHVSVYQAHLQEAHTGVAKQSPGQRHFCSNCGSALWVWDPRWPELVHPFASAIDTELPRPPQRSHMMLASKAPWVQVRAEPQDRRYDGYPEESLAQWHRRLGLEDSVPGD is encoded by the coding sequence ATGCATCTGCAAGGTTCGTGTCACTGCGGCAGCGTCCGTTTCGAGTTGGATTCCGCCCACCCATATCCCTACAACCTCTGTTATTGCTCTATTTGTCGCAAGACCGCCGGCGGCGGAGGTTACGCCATCAACCTGGGCGGCGCCTTTGACAGCATGAAGGTCACGGGCAGCGAGCACGTCAGTGTCTATCAGGCCCACCTCCAGGAGGCCCACACCGGGGTGGCGAAACAAAGCCCCGGCCAGCGCCATTTCTGCAGCAACTGCGGCAGTGCCTTATGGGTGTGGGATCCGCGCTGGCCCGAGTTGGTCCATCCATTCGCCTCCGCCATCGATACCGAGCTACCGCGGCCGCCGCAGCGCAGCCACATGATGCTGGCCTCGAAGGCGCCCTGGGTGCAGGTCCGGGCCGAGCCGCAGGATCGGCGCTACGACGGCTACCCGGAAGAATCCCTGGCCCAATGGCACCGGCGTCTGGGGTTGGAAGATAGCGTCCCGGGAGATTGA
- a CDS encoding NAD(P)H:quinone oxidoreductase (catalyzes the transfer of electrons from NADH to ubiquinone), with protein sequence MSKVLVLYYSMYGHIETMAKAVAEGAAKVGGTEVDIKRVPELIPEDKARQAGVKLDQDAPVASVDDLTDYDAIIFGTPTRFGNMCAQMRNFLDQTGKHWMNGSLIGKVASVFTSTATQHGGQETTITSFHTTLLHQGMIIVGVPYSCQELMNMKEISGGTPYGASTLADSDGSRQPSENELTIARFQGEHVAKVAQKQAA encoded by the coding sequence AGTTCTAGTGCTTTATTACAGCATGTACGGCCACATCGAAACCATGGCCAAGGCCGTGGCCGAGGGGGCCGCTAAAGTGGGCGGTACCGAGGTGGACATCAAGCGCGTGCCCGAGTTGATTCCGGAAGACAAGGCGCGCCAGGCGGGCGTCAAGCTGGATCAGGACGCCCCCGTGGCCAGTGTCGACGACCTCACCGATTACGACGCCATTATCTTCGGCACGCCCACCCGCTTCGGCAACATGTGTGCCCAGATGCGTAATTTCCTCGATCAGACCGGTAAGCACTGGATGAACGGCAGCCTGATCGGCAAGGTGGCCAGTGTCTTCACCTCCACGGCGACTCAGCACGGCGGCCAGGAGACCACCATCACCTCGTTTCACACCACTTTGCTGCATCAAGGCATGATCATCGTCGGTGTGCCGTACTCCTGCCAGGAATTGATGAACATGAAGGAGATCAGCGGCGGTACACCCTACGGCGCCTCGACCCTGGCAGACAGCGACGGCAGCCGTCAGCCGTCAGAGAACGAGCTCACCATCGCCCGTTTTCAGGGCGAGCATGTGGCCAAGGTGGCGCAGAAGCAGGCGGCCTAA
- a CDS encoding peroxidase produces the protein MFSFESDASAAAEALTPLLEVVDGEDTVVGLGPSLVTALDAEIAGLRPFPAMVGSGFDIPSTQYALWFWLRGSDRGELYHRSRVIEHALAMDFQLQEVLDTFLHRDCRDLTGYVDGTENPQGEAAVAAAIVRDQGAGLDGASFVVVQQWLHNLEIFEAMSPLEQDMSVGRRKRDNEELTEAPESSHVKRTAQESFAPEAFMVRRSMPWTEGNDAGLNFVAFGHSLDAFEVMLARMAGHEDGITDALFNYTRPVSGGYYWCPPMAAGRLDLRALNA, from the coding sequence ATGTTCAGTTTCGAATCCGACGCGAGCGCCGCCGCCGAGGCCTTGACGCCGCTGTTGGAGGTGGTGGACGGTGAAGACACTGTGGTTGGCTTGGGACCGTCCCTGGTGACGGCGCTGGATGCCGAGATCGCCGGCCTGCGACCGTTTCCCGCCATGGTCGGGTCGGGCTTTGATATCCCGTCCACGCAATACGCGTTATGGTTTTGGCTGCGCGGCAGTGATCGGGGCGAACTGTATCACCGCTCACGCGTCATCGAACACGCCCTGGCCATGGACTTTCAACTGCAAGAGGTGCTCGATACCTTCCTGCATCGCGATTGCCGTGATCTGACCGGCTATGTGGACGGCACTGAAAACCCCCAGGGCGAGGCGGCCGTCGCCGCCGCGATTGTACGCGATCAGGGCGCGGGCCTGGACGGCGCCAGCTTCGTCGTGGTGCAGCAGTGGCTGCACAATCTGGAGATCTTCGAGGCCATGAGTCCGCTTGAACAGGATATGTCTGTCGGTCGGCGCAAACGCGACAACGAAGAGTTGACCGAAGCCCCCGAGTCCTCCCACGTCAAACGTACCGCCCAGGAGAGTTTCGCTCCGGAGGCCTTCATGGTCAGGCGCTCCATGCCCTGGACCGAGGGCAACGACGCCGGTCTCAACTTCGTCGCCTTCGGCCATTCCTTGGACGCCTTCGAGGTGATGCTGGCGCGTATGGCCGGCCACGAAGACGGTATTACCGATGCCTTGTTCAACTACACCCGGCCGGTTTCCGGCGGCTACTATTGGTGTCCGCCCATGGCGGCGGGCAGGCTCGACCTGCGCGCCTTGAACGCCTGA
- a CDS encoding oxygenase, with protein sequence MIIRSVSRLLLGLLVVLSGCSTSPKEELLACVSVARDGFRPVAETRDLRFEGKVQEDTARCRGGEKAVAYRDTPWVDWQHYWAAGDASTLSQITHGGRHLGPNGRGIDGALLDLEYQRVELIKFNLFDNSGTYADYVRGRDGVHGAALKVWPQMRLAVDDPYYAAVGGEGTQLCEGELIRFRTLTGICNDIKNPLMGSSGTLFARNVEFETAFPDLGKTELVRNRHGDRLGLFKPDPQVISRKLFTRAQSKPDKCHDGMGLADHDPTAHCDYQKAPFFNVLAAFWIQFMTHDWFSHLHEGRNADAMMAVGCTTQRVANEERALTPQQIAELGCRPGDRMDKGMIAQTDEPPTFTAHGKTYLGRAHQTTANNVTAWWDASQLYGYNEISRQRVKRDPSDPAKLRVRSVGARAGAGEQQGYLPLFAAADPIHPQWTGQEATAFPDNWSIGLSFYHNLFAREHNLFVDAFRRQAAQTPQADSGLRNPARPDAVIAYQDVSDDELFEVARLVVAAEIAKIHTIEWTPQLLYDEPLYKGMNANWNGLFENSKLVGAALEKVVVNSFGKADDAKKANQWYSVFASGPGIIGLGSHVYQDDAILSGYDPDKTDLWRLDNPDHVNGGVNHFGSPFNFPEEFVTVYRLHPLVPDLLEYREWNRDPNRIQAKVPVVETVRGQATQVMADGGLANWALSMGRQRLGLLTLKNHPHFLQNLHLPRLDSDTGQIDVAALDIIRDRERGVPRFNEFRRQYGLRQLTSFDDFIDPRLPMNSPQRVEQQRLATLLRDVYGQHRCDAAKVITRAQRNPDGSLITDCLGHPDGSVVDNIEDVDTVVGWLAEFPRPHGFAISETQFQVFILNASRRLFSDRFFTSSFRPEFYSYLGIDWVNNNGPDGKVMERGRPNGHETEVSPLKRVLLRTTPELAPELEYVVNAFDPWARDRGAYYSLAWTPRPGAENDAAFSQP encoded by the coding sequence ATGATAATCAGAAGCGTTAGCCGTCTGCTACTGGGCCTGCTCGTTGTCTTGAGCGGCTGTTCCACCAGCCCCAAAGAAGAACTCCTCGCCTGTGTCAGTGTGGCGCGCGACGGTTTTCGTCCGGTCGCCGAAACACGTGACCTTCGCTTCGAAGGTAAGGTGCAAGAAGACACCGCCCGTTGTCGCGGCGGTGAAAAGGCAGTGGCTTATCGCGATACCCCGTGGGTGGATTGGCAACATTACTGGGCGGCGGGGGATGCCTCCACACTGTCGCAAATCACTCACGGCGGTCGTCACTTGGGACCCAACGGGCGCGGGATCGACGGCGCCTTGCTGGACCTGGAATACCAGCGCGTCGAACTCATTAAGTTCAATCTGTTCGACAACAGCGGCACCTACGCCGACTATGTGCGCGGCCGCGACGGGGTGCACGGCGCTGCCTTGAAGGTCTGGCCGCAAATGCGACTGGCCGTGGATGATCCTTATTACGCCGCGGTGGGCGGCGAAGGCACGCAGCTATGTGAAGGCGAGTTGATCCGTTTCCGCACCCTCACCGGTATTTGCAACGATATTAAAAATCCCCTGATGGGATCATCCGGCACCCTGTTCGCGCGCAATGTCGAGTTCGAAACTGCATTTCCGGATCTGGGTAAAACCGAACTGGTGCGCAACCGCCACGGCGATCGCCTCGGCCTGTTCAAGCCCGACCCACAGGTCATCAGCCGTAAACTATTCACGCGCGCGCAAAGCAAGCCGGATAAATGCCATGACGGCATGGGACTGGCGGACCACGATCCCACGGCCCACTGCGATTATCAGAAGGCGCCTTTCTTCAACGTATTGGCGGCCTTTTGGATACAGTTCATGACCCATGACTGGTTTTCCCATCTGCATGAAGGGCGCAACGCGGACGCCATGATGGCGGTCGGCTGCACCACGCAGCGTGTCGCTAACGAGGAGCGGGCGCTCACGCCACAGCAGATCGCCGAACTCGGCTGTCGCCCCGGCGACCGCATGGATAAAGGCATGATCGCCCAAACTGACGAACCGCCGACATTCACTGCCCACGGCAAGACCTACCTCGGTCGCGCCCACCAGACCACGGCCAACAATGTGACCGCCTGGTGGGACGCCTCCCAGCTGTATGGCTACAACGAGATTTCTCGCCAACGCGTCAAACGCGACCCGAGCGATCCCGCCAAATTACGGGTCCGTTCGGTCGGCGCGCGCGCCGGCGCCGGTGAACAACAGGGTTACCTGCCACTGTTTGCCGCCGCCGACCCCATCCATCCCCAGTGGACAGGGCAGGAGGCCACCGCCTTCCCCGACAACTGGAGCATCGGACTGAGCTTTTATCACAACCTGTTTGCCCGCGAGCACAATTTGTTCGTCGATGCCTTCCGGCGGCAGGCGGCGCAAACGCCCCAGGCCGATTCCGGCCTGCGCAACCCGGCGCGCCCCGATGCAGTCATTGCTTATCAGGACGTGAGCGACGATGAATTATTCGAAGTGGCGCGTCTGGTGGTGGCTGCCGAGATCGCCAAGATCCACACCATCGAATGGACCCCCCAACTGCTCTACGACGAACCCTTGTACAAGGGCATGAATGCCAACTGGAACGGTCTGTTTGAGAACAGCAAGCTGGTTGGGGCGGCGCTGGAAAAGGTGGTGGTGAACAGCTTCGGCAAGGCCGACGACGCCAAAAAGGCCAATCAATGGTATTCCGTGTTCGCCTCCGGCCCGGGCATAATCGGCTTGGGCAGTCACGTATATCAAGACGACGCCATCTTGTCTGGTTATGATCCGGACAAGACCGACCTGTGGCGTCTGGACAATCCCGACCATGTCAACGGCGGGGTCAACCACTTTGGTTCACCGTTCAATTTTCCCGAGGAGTTCGTCACCGTCTATCGCCTCCACCCGCTGGTGCCGGACCTGCTTGAATACCGCGAGTGGAACCGTGACCCGAACAGGATTCAGGCCAAGGTGCCGGTGGTGGAAACGGTGCGTGGCCAGGCTACCCAGGTCATGGCCGACGGCGGGCTGGCCAACTGGGCGCTGAGTATGGGGCGCCAGCGTCTGGGGCTGCTCACCCTGAAAAACCATCCGCACTTTTTGCAGAATCTGCACCTGCCGCGCTTGGATTCGGACACCGGCCAAATCGACGTGGCGGCATTGGATATTATCCGCGACCGCGAACGCGGCGTGCCACGCTTTAATGAGTTCCGTCGGCAATACGGCCTGCGCCAGCTGACCAGTTTCGATGATTTTATCGATCCGCGCCTGCCCATGAATTCGCCCCAGCGTGTCGAGCAGCAACGCCTGGCCACCTTGCTGCGGGACGTCTACGGCCAGCATCGCTGCGACGCCGCCAAGGTAATCACCCGCGCCCAGCGCAATCCCGACGGCTCCTTGATTACGGATTGCCTCGGCCATCCGGACGGCAGCGTGGTGGACAATATCGAGGATGTGGATACGGTAGTGGGCTGGTTGGCCGAGTTTCCCCGGCCGCACGGCTTCGCCATCTCCGAGACCCAATTCCAGGTGTTTATCCTCAACGCCTCGCGGCGCCTGTTCAGCGATCGTTTCTTTACCTCCAGTTTCCGACCCGAGTTCTACAGTTATCTCGGTATCGACTGGGTCAATAATAACGGGCCGGACGGCAAGGTGATGGAGCGGGGCAGACCCAACGGTCACGAGACGGAGGTCTCGCCCCTCAAGCGCGTACTGTTACGCACTACACCCGAGCTGGCGCCGGAGCTGGAATACGTGGTGAATGCCTTCGACCCATGGGCCCGAGATCGGGGTGCCTATTATTCATTGGCCTGGACACCCAGGCCGGGAGCAGAAAACGATGCCGCCTTCAGTCAGCCTTAA